The window GTCATTTTGCGGGCTCATCGCCTCATCAATCGCGGCGTTGGCAATCTCAATGATTCGCCTCGACTTGGCGCGGTCGGCGACAATCTGGGCATAGGCTCGCGCGTTTGCAACGCTTCCAACGGCGTTGCGAAGCTTTGCAAGATGGGCAGCACCACCAATCCGCTCGAATTCACCAACTTCACGAAGGTGAGAAACCAACAGAGTGATGTCGATAGGTCGCTGGTCGGCTCGCAAAAGCGCCATGGCATTGAAAAGGATCTGGTGAGCCTCAACGTAGAAGTCTTGGGCTCGCACGACTGGCGCGATCTCATCAATTACCGCAGGGCTCAAAACCATCGCCCCAAGCAATCCCATCTCGGCTTCGATGTCGTTGGGTAATTCGTTCATGCCGGCACCCTCAATCGCCGCTTGGGTTGCTTGCTTGGCCCCGTTGTCACCACGTGGGCTTTCATCGCGTTTGCGTGGAGCGTTGCGAACTGCTTCCGGAGCTTGTCCGGGCACCTCACGTTGATGCTCCAAAAGTCGTCTTGGTTGGCCCACTGAAACACGGACTTGATCTCCGCCGGGGAATGCCCCTCCTCTTCACGCATCAGACGAATTGTGTTTGCCCACTTGCTGAGATTCGGTTGTTTTGTCTTCGGAGCCACCGCCTTCACCAGCCCGAGCATCCACTCAGCCAATTCAAGATCAATCGCGTCGGCACGAAGTGCTGACTTCTTAGGGTTAGGGATAGGGTTAGAAGGCTTTCCGCTATGTGTTCCGCAATGCGTTCCGCTTCGTGTTCCAGATTCGGAATGCTTTCCGTTATCGGAATGCGTCGGCTCGATTGGAGCATCATCGAATTGAGAAACCGAATCCGGAATTGTCGTCCAATAGTGCCCCACGCTACGATCGTTCGTGCGGTCGTAAACCAACCAACCAGCCTTGATCGCGGCGTCTCGAGCGTTGTTGAGCTGCTTCGGACTTTTGAACCCGAGCACTTCCATCAACTGCGAATTCCAGAACCGCACCGGGCCCTGATACCTGGCCGCATCTTCGGTGTGGGCGATGTGAATCACCAGACAAACCGCCTGGTGCCCGATGGATTGGGCGGCGCACCCTTTGAACAGTAAACGGGTGATCCTGTGGGCGTGGTGTGATTGCCGCGGAGGGTAGTTCAGAGTCATTCTGGTCCCCCACCTTCCGCGTCGATCTTCTCCACGCCGAACAGCCAGTCCAGCCACTCGCCAATCATGTCCCACGCATCGAGCCAATCGCTTCGGCTCTGGAATTCGTTTGCCTTCGCTATGCGATTCACTTCGTCTTGGGATCGACCGCGAACGAAAAAGCAGTAGTTGAACCATCTCGCAAAATGTTCTTCTGACAATGATTCGGCGACCGAATCGGAAATGTCTTCGTATTTCACTTGCAGAGCCCTCCCGATGCATGCGGGATGACCAAGCGTCGGGCGTCGTCCCACACTTCGGCGGCGGTCAGGCCACGACGTTCAGCGAGGTACAGTGAGACCGAAATCGCGGCCAATTGTTGGCCGAGCGTTCCAGGCTGATTTGGGGATGGTGTTGCTCTGCCAGTTTCTGCTTCGGACTGGGGGACAACAAATTGGTTTTGTCTTGAAAAGCGCCGATGGTTCGGCATAATCAGATTACCTCTGTGTTGGTCTCGCCGGTTCGCTGGTCACGAATCTCCGGCTTGGTCGAAAACATCCTCTCGTCGTCACACAATGGCGGCGGGAGGCTTTTGTTTCATTCCGATGGTCGATTGCCCTTACCGGTCGGGAATTTCTCGGACGCTGCGTCCAAGTCCGCTTTCGAATAGCGGATCATTCGCGGGCCAATCTTTCGGCCGCTGATAATTCCGGCGGCAACCAGTGACGCGAAGGTTCGCTCACTCATCGACCAGTAGGCCGCGGCTTGTGGTCGATTCATCAGGCCGGGCCACGCAGCGGTTGGGTTGGTGTCGCTCACGATGCAACCGCCTCATTCTCGAGCCACCTATCGAGAACCCGCCGATTGATTCGCCGGGTGTTGCTCGTTGATGTTGGTTTGGTGGAAGGCAGCCCCGCATTCAGCCATCTGCCGACAGTGCGGGCCGAGACATCGGAATACTTCGCGGCGGTTGGAATCGACATCCACTCTGGCCAAGCCGCTTTTTGCTTCGTTTCCATTTGGGTGAACTCCGGCGTTTGATCTAACAAAGCCCATTGCTTTGACGTGCCGGAATTCTTGGCGACGGTCGGACAACTTCGAAATTGTCCAACCGTTTTGTGGTGGCTTTTCTTGTCTGCCCCTGTCGCCCGCTGCTCGTTCACTCCGGGCTTTGCGGTATGAACGGATCCAGGGGGCGCATGAAAAAAGCGGGAGAAAACCCGCTTTCCTGCGTTTCGGACAATTATTCGGTTTTGTCCGAGTGGGTTTTTACCGCTTCCCGTGGCGGTTGTACGTGACGTTGCATGTGTTGTGATAGGTTTCGTCCACGCCTTCGTCCCTCATAAAGGTTGACAGCGTGATGCGTGCCTCCTTCGCAACAAGCCATCGTTTCCAGTAATCGATACGATCCTGCCTTTCCACTTTTGGCAGGGGCCCTCTCGATTTCTTCTCCCCAAGCAGTTTCGCTATTTGAGCCGCAACTAGCTGGGCGATCTCTTCGCTATTTGCGTGACCGTCAACAATGCCACATGCTCCGGTCGCCTCATTCTCGAGACGTGCAACCAACTGTTCAAAGACCGCGTTGCCTGAAACAACCGCCTCTTGGTCAATCTGGCTCAGGTTGTTTAGCGCTGGAGCAATCAGGTCTGGCCAGTCGTGTGGCCATTGCCAGTTTTGGGTTGCGTAGGTTGCATGACCAAGAATTGCCGCACGCACGATGTGCCGAGATTTCATCATGTCGGATGACTCGATACCGCGACTCTCGGCCTGTCGCATCAGCCACCGCACAGCGGATTCATAGGCCCAGAACAAGGCTTGGCGAAGCCCGTGTTCACTGATGCGATAGTCGCAATCGTGTGAATGCTCGGTTCGCTTGTAGTCTTGGATGAATGCGTTTGTACTTCCAAGAAATTCCGGCCACCGTTTCCAGTAGGCCCACGCCCACACTGCGACATCCTCGGATGGCTTGTCAGTGTCGAACTGTGATTTGTGCCCTTCAAAGAAATCAGCGATCCCGGTCAGCCTTTCTTCGATTGTTCGCCGGGAATTGTCGCAGGGAGGCTGTGATAACGGAGTGACTCCATTGCCAGCGCTAGCTTCATTCATCGGTTGTTCCTTCCGACTGTTCATTGTGCGAAAAGAGCCGGCGAGACGATGAACGATCGTCGATTCGGGAGCTACCCTAGCCGGTCTGAACGTCAATCGTACAGCTTCCGACTCAAATGCAAACCTCGGAAAAAGGATTGGCCAATTTTAGAATGGGACAACTGTGGGACACATCTGCAGCCTAGCGTTGCACTGGCACTGCCCTGTAAACAGCATTTCGGGGCGGTTGTGGGAATCGTTTCGTCCCGTGATTTGCGGGTTAAATGCCGGTCCGCTCACTGTCGTCTCACTGTTGGCAACACCGTCCCAAAATGGGACTGAATTAGATTTTAAGTCCCCTGTGTCTGCCAATTCCACCACCTGGGCATCAGTTGGTTGATGGCAGAAGTGTATCGCCTGAATTGGCATCCGTGAACTTGGGGACGTAAAAGTCTGTGAGTCGTTTCGATCAGGCGGATGATGAGGGGACTTCGACGTTGACAGGCAACAAGTCCGGCGTGCACTGGTGAGGTTTCGGGACGGCGTTGAAACGTTGCAGTGGCAAGTGCTCGGGGGTCAAACCGGCTTGCGCCACCAGACGCGTCAACTGGGCGATCGAAGAGACTCCAAGTTTGTGTCCGATTTCGGTTTTGTGTCGTTCGATTGTTCGTGGACTTCGATACAGAAGCCGCGAAACTTCGGGAACACTGTTGCCT of the Rhodopirellula bahusiensis genome contains:
- a CDS encoding phage replication protein, whose amino-acid sequence is MTLNYPPRQSHHAHRITRLLFKGCAAQSIGHQAVCLVIHIAHTEDAARYQGPVRFWNSQLMEVLGFKSPKQLNNARDAAIKAGWLVYDRTNDRSVGHYWTTIPDSVSQFDDAPIEPTHSDNGKHSESGTRSGTHCGTHSGKPSNPIPNPKKSALRADAIDLELAEWMLGLVKAVAPKTKQPNLSKWANTIRLMREEEGHSPAEIKSVFQWANQDDFWSINVRCPDKLRKQFATLHANAMKAHVVTTGPSKQPKRRLRVPA
- a CDS encoding helix-turn-helix domain-containing protein, yielding MSDTNPTAAWPGLMNRPQAAAYWSMSERTFASLVAAGIISGRKIGPRMIRYSKADLDAASEKFPTGKGNRPSE